In the Acomys russatus chromosome 11, mAcoRus1.1, whole genome shotgun sequence genome, one interval contains:
- the Znf365 gene encoding protein ZNF365, translated as MQQTTFEESQYRWQDSLENVAVCLPFRCPRCGDHTRFRSLSSLKAHLEFSHSYEERTLLTKCSLLPSLKDTELLSSSELPKQGKLLRGHARVAKQKPSYVNLYSISHGHSKDPKPFEMVAERPVSYVQTYTAVDIRADSLDAPRSSPGLPTQDTKAAFEAHVREKFNRMVEAVDRTIEKRIDKLTKELAQKTAELLEVRAAFVQLTRKKQEVQRRERALNKQVDVAVEMIAVLKQRLTESEEELLRKEEEVVTFNHFLEAAAEKEVQGKARLRDFIENLLQRVELAEKQLEYYQSQQASGFSRDASERVLTDVSSNRKPRCLSRGHSVCNHPELRTHFHLKGRSHLKKAKEDRAGMPPAKTIQEQADSPREFFRPAKKGEHLGLSRKGNFRPKMAKKKPTAIVNII; from the exons ATGCAACAGACGACTTTTGAGGAAAGCCAGTATCGTTGGCAGGACTCGCTGGAGAATGTCGCTGTGTGCCTGCCGTTCCGCTGCCCGAGGTGTGGAGACCATACCAGATTTAGAAGCTTGTCGTCCTTAAAGGCCCATCTGGAATTCAGTCATAGCTATGAGGAGCGGACCCTCCTGACAAAATGCAGCCTCCTGCCATCTCTCAAAGACACAGAGCTACTCAGTTCTTCAGAACTCCCGAAGCAGGGGAAACTGCTCCGGGGCCACGCAAGGGTGGCCAAACAGAAGCCGAGCTATGTTAACTTATACAGCATCTCCCACGGGCACTCCAAGGACCCCAAACCCTTCGAGATGGTGGCAGAGAGACCCGTGTCCTATGTGCAGACCTACACAGCCGTGGACATTCGGGCCGATTCTCTGGATGCTCCCCGGTCAAGCCCTGGACTTCCCACCCAAGACACCAAAGCTGCTTTCGAAGCTCACGTCAGAGAAAAGTTCAACCGCATGGTAGAGGCTGTGGACAGGACCATCGAGAAGAGAATCGATAAACTCACCAAAGAGCTGGCCCAGAAAACCGCCGAACTGTTGGAAGTGCGGGCAGCCTTTGTGCAGCTGACTCGCAAGAAGCAGGAAGTTCAGAGGCGAGAACGGGCCCTGAACAAGCAGGTGGATGTGGCCGTGGAAATGATCGCGGTGCTGAAGCAGCGCCTGACAGAGTCCGAGGAGGAACTCCTGAGGAAAGAGGA GGAAGTCGTCACGTTCAACCATTTCCTAGAAGCGGCTGCGGAAAAGGAGGTCCAAGGGAAAGCGAGGCTCCGGGACTTTATCGAGAACCTGCTGCAGCGGGTAGAATTGGCCGAGAAGCAATTGGAATACTATCAGAGCCAGCAGGCCTCTGGCTTCAGCCGTGATGCTAGCGAGCGCGTG CTCACAGATGTCTCATCCAACAGGAAGCCCAGATGCCT AAGCAGAGGCCATTCTGTGTGTAACCACCCTGAGCTGAGGACCCATTTCCATCTAAAGGGGAGGAGCCACCTGAAGAAAGCCAAGGAGGACCGTGCTGGGATGCCGCCTGCCAAGACCATTCAGGAACAAGCTGATTCTCCTAGAGAATTCTTCAGACCAGCTAAGAAAGGGGAGCACCTGGGCCTGAGCCGGAAAGGCAACTTCAGGCCCAAAATGGCTAAAAAGAAGCCTACAGCAATTGTGAATATTATCTAG